A stretch of the Salarias fasciatus chromosome 3, fSalaFa1.1, whole genome shotgun sequence genome encodes the following:
- the LOC115386170 gene encoding E3 ubiquitin-protein ligase TRIM39-like has translation MMNQIQQELEKLTCIELKKIPEFAVDVKLDPTTAHQSLVVSPDGKKVRDRGSNTDVPNTADGFDMFCSVLGLNGLTSGRAYWEVDVGRKPRWDLGVARRSANRKGQLVLNPEKGFWVVGYYEGKQYKARTAPLVRIPLKGKPRRVGVFVDYEEGLVSFYDVTNQSHIYSFTGCFFGGEICPYFSPNPQKKENNADPLVVCAL, from the exons ATGATGAATCAGATTCAGCAGGAACTGGAAAAGCTCACTTGCATTG AGCTAAAGAAGATTCCAGAATTTGCAG TGGATGTGAAGCTGGATCCGACCACTGCCCATCAGAGCCTCGTTGTTTCTCCTGATGGGAAGAAAGTGAGAGACCGTGGAAGCAACACAGACGTTCCCAACACGGCTGACGGGTTCGACATGTTCTGCAGCGTCCTGGGGCTCAACGGCCTGACCTCTGGAAGGGCTTACTGGGAGGTGGACGTCGGCCGCAAGCCCAGATGGGATCTTGGTGTGGCAAGACGCAGTGCCAACCGTAAAGGCCAGCTGGTGCTGAACCCTGAGAAGGGTTTCTGGGTTGTTGGTTATTATGAAGGCAAACAGTATAAAGCCCGGACGGCGCCACTTGTCAGAATCCCTTTGAAGGGGAAACCAAGGAGAGTGGGGGTGTTTGTAGATTACGAGGAAGGCCTTGTGTCCTTCTACGATGTCACAAATCAGTCTCACATTTACTCCTTCACTGGGTGCTTCTTTGGTGGTGAGATCTGTCCTTATTTCAGTCCAAATCCTCAAAAAAAGGAGAACAACGCAGATCCTCTGGTTGTCTGTGCTTTGTAG